The proteins below are encoded in one region of Candidatus Latescibacter sp.:
- a CDS encoding ThuA domain-containing protein — MNQFSRSRRNVFKSGFAAAAAAVVTTGEATADLPAPAPKKPGELKIVGAMGHDYRLETGIRPILSRIKNARIWWARHYGPITPELLSDTDLLLTYYFGDSFEWSPSGLADSMGKNFHSLYTEENVSAIMDNIENRGMGWIPIHNSIWNGNDRMCDFMGIEPMLHREIQPIIIKNLNQNHPITKGMEPFIINLDEQFGVFLKNPAETTVLFKTLAVHDKRETIQGWCVQKGKGRIVGLPPGHYEWTWYEDAFKEIMWRSAHWAMGMDIPAFPGNYVNEIW; from the coding sequence ATGAATCAGTTCAGTCGATCGAGAAGAAATGTTTTCAAATCCGGTTTTGCCGCAGCCGCAGCCGCAGTTGTTACTACCGGTGAAGCGACAGCCGATCTGCCGGCGCCGGCGCCGAAAAAACCGGGAGAACTTAAAATTGTAGGCGCCATGGGGCATGACTACAGGCTTGAAACGGGGATCAGGCCGATATTAAGCCGTATAAAAAACGCCCGTATATGGTGGGCCCGTCATTACGGCCCCATAACTCCAGAATTGCTCAGCGACACCGACCTTCTTTTGACCTATTATTTCGGCGATTCATTCGAATGGAGCCCTTCGGGTCTGGCTGACAGCATGGGGAAAAACTTCCATTCGCTGTATACCGAAGAAAATGTGTCGGCGATCATGGATAATATCGAAAACCGCGGCATGGGCTGGATACCCATTCATAACTCCATCTGGAACGGAAACGACCGTATGTGCGATTTCATGGGTATCGAGCCGATGCTTCACCGTGAAATTCAACCCATTATCATCAAGAATCTGAATCAGAACCATCCCATCACGAAAGGGATGGAGCCATTTATCATAAACCTCGATGAACAGTTCGGCGTTTTCCTGAAAAATCCCGCCGAGACAACAGTACTGTTCAAAACCCTAGCGGTGCATGACAAGCGTGAGACCATTCAGGGCTGGTGTGTCCAGAAGGGCAAGGGGAGAATTGTCGGTCTTCCGCCGGGACATTATGAATGGACATGGTACGAAGACGCTTTCAAGGAAATAATGTGGCGCTCGGCTCACTGGGCGATGGGCATGGATATTCCCGCTTTCCCGGGGAATTATGTCAATGAAATCTGGTAA
- a CDS encoding ThuA domain-containing protein: protein MKPKAPGETKVVAIFGITDWNNGIGHEIHVREIFKSRKDWRLVFVRANKFFTPELIGDADLLITCRAGGADPIDLFSADAGATDSVVPGAPLWTDKNVKAVIENVRSRGMGLLALHNTIGAGNRQLLDFLDVKEIMPNEFEPLWARKVNKDHPVTQGVGKFFIPHDEQYAVIIKSTSTATLIETTAIHEKRQAVSGWALESGKGRIVGLLPGSTVHAYLVPEYRNILWRAAHWTMHRDIPPYPEAKNTLYD from the coding sequence ATGAAACCGAAAGCACCCGGCGAAACCAAGGTAGTGGCGATTTTCGGTATTACCGACTGGAATAACGGAATCGGGCATGAGATCCATGTGCGTGAAATATTCAAATCCAGGAAAGACTGGCGGCTGGTATTTGTCAGGGCGAATAAATTTTTCACGCCCGAGCTTATCGGCGACGCCGACCTGCTGATTACCTGCCGCGCAGGCGGCGCGGATCCGATCGACCTTTTCAGCGCGGATGCGGGTGCGACAGATTCGGTTGTTCCGGGAGCTCCGCTCTGGACTGATAAAAATGTGAAAGCCGTCATCGAAAATGTCCGCAGCCGGGGCATGGGGCTTCTTGCGCTCCATAACACCATCGGTGCGGGGAACAGGCAATTACTGGATTTCCTGGATGTAAAAGAGATCATGCCGAACGAGTTTGAGCCTCTATGGGCGAGAAAGGTCAACAAGGATCATCCGGTTACCCAGGGAGTCGGAAAATTTTTCATCCCCCACGATGAACAGTATGCGGTCATCATCAAATCGACATCCACCGCGACACTCATCGAGACAACGGCTATCCACGAGAAACGTCAGGCAGTGAGCGGATGGGCGCTGGAAAGCGGCAAAGGGAGGATTGTCGGCCTCTTGCCCGGCAGCACTGTGCACGCCTACCTTGTACCGGAATATCGGAATATACTCTGGCGGGCCGCTCACTGGACTATGCACCGTGATATTCCTCCGTACCCGGAAGCGAAAAACACCCTCTACGACTGA